The following coding sequences are from one Candidatus Methylacidiphilales bacterium window:
- a CDS encoding ATP-binding protein, whose translation MNPNLKLPSIATESIERATQLLSDCVTTGSLGVLTGPNGSGKTEALKALVGRYPKIGTKGTALYFRCCLLKSHTRGLKDLAEAMGRKLFSGSNSTGSVQFAIRTCIHEMERQDITALFLDDADLWSHEVLENVVALRDKAHEKGWPLVIILAGASNPDNWLGRVASARSRTLKVEVFHDLDPGEMLGVLRSWNPVFEVFAQAVAEGEKKAEKCARTIHSHTKGNMRRLSYFALLYAAHAGEAPVSPETLEKVLPHLSAA comes from the coding sequence ATGAACCCGAATTTGAAGCTGCCCTCCATTGCCACCGAATCCATCGAACGCGCTACCCAACTGCTCTCGGACTGCGTTACCACCGGGTCCCTCGGTGTCCTCACCGGACCCAACGGTTCCGGAAAAACCGAGGCCCTCAAGGCCTTGGTCGGTCGCTACCCTAAAATTGGGACCAAGGGAACGGCCCTGTATTTCCGGTGCTGCCTGCTCAAGAGCCACACCCGTGGACTCAAGGATTTGGCAGAGGCCATGGGGCGCAAGCTCTTCTCCGGATCCAATTCGACGGGATCAGTCCAGTTCGCCATCCGCACCTGCATCCATGAAATGGAACGCCAAGACATCACCGCCCTCTTTCTGGACGATGCAGACCTCTGGTCCCACGAAGTCCTGGAAAATGTGGTCGCTTTGCGCGACAAGGCCCACGAGAAGGGCTGGCCTCTGGTCATCATCCTTGCCGGCGCATCCAATCCGGATAACTGGCTTGGGCGTGTGGCCTCGGCTCGCAGCCGTACCCTCAAAGTCGAGGTCTTTCATGACCTTGATCCCGGTGAGATGCTGGGAGTCCTTCGCTCCTGGAACCCGGTCTTTGAGGTATTCGCCCAGGCCGTGGCCGAAGGCGAAAAAAAGGCCGAAAAGTGCGCCCGCACGATCCATTCCCACACCAAGGGGAACATGCGCCGGTTGTCCTACTTTGCCCTGCTCTACGCCGCCCACGCCGGGGAGGCTCCCGTTTCCCCGGAAACCCTGGAAAAGGTCCTGCCCCACCTCAGCGCCGCGTGA